One Stratiformator vulcanicus genomic window, GCGGAGACCTCAGCTTGCGTCGAACTCGTGCTGGAAACGGAACCAGTTCGATACGCCAACGTGATGATTAAGGAAGCCGATCAACATGCGGTCATCACCAGTATCGAAATCTTGAGCCCGGCGAATAAGAGGCCCGGCCAAGACCGACAGGCTTTCGTGACAAAGCGAGACGAACTGCTCGCCGCCGGAGTTTCGATTCTCGAAATTGATTTGCTTAGAAATGGGCAGAGGACATGGGATCAACCTGTGTTTCAGCAGGCGATTGAAAACCTTGAACCGCGACCGCAGTACATGGTGACCGTCAGCCGAAGTTGGGACCGCGGTCAGAGATCGAAACTCGCGTTTTACCCTGTGACCCTCCAACAGACGCTCCCGGTTTTGGCCGTTCCGCTTCGGCAATCGGACCCCGACGTCGCCCTCGACCTTCAATACTGCTTTCGCGAAGCCTATGATTCCGGCCCCTACCGTCGCGGAGCGGTCGATTACACGAAGCCGCCCGAACCTTCACTGCCGGAACCGTTGTCCGACTGGGCACGCCGACGGATTGAGCAATGGCGAGATGCCTCGTCCTAAGATTGCCGCCCTCGTTGCGACGCGTTTGCACTTCACTACTAAGATAACCCGCCCACTCTTATAGCAGACTCAGTACACAGGCCATGTCAGTGCGTGCCGAACACAACACATCCGACGTTCTAAAGAACCTGCTCGACGATCGCATCCTCTTTATGGACGGTGCGATGGGTTCGATGATTCACGTGTACGGACCGACGGAAGAGGATTACCGGGGCGAACGTTTTAAGAGCCACTCGATCGATCTGAAGAACGCCAGCGATGTCCTTAATTTCACCCAACCGAGGATGATTGAGGAGATTCATGCCAAGTACTTCGAGGCGGGGTCGGACATCGTTGAGACCAACACGTTCAACGGCAACGTATTGACGATGGAGGAATACGGGCTGGGTGACTTGACATACGAGGTGAATCAAGTCGCGGTGAAGTTGGCCAAGGGCGTTGCGGATCACTTCACGAAGAAGAATCCGGACAAGCCGCGGTTTGTGGCGGGATCGATCGGTCCCACAAAGATCATGCTCTCAATGTCGCAGGACGCGAATGACCCCGGACATCGCTCGCATACTTACGAGCAGATGGTCGACTCGTACTACGAGCAGGTCCGCGGGCTCGTCGATGCGGGAGCCGACCTGCTACTGCCCGAAACGAGCTTTGACACGCTCAATATGAAGGCATGCCTCTTCGCAATCCGCAAGTACTTTGACGAGTCGGGTCGCGAAATCCCCGTGATGGTCTCGGGCACCGTGTTCGATACGGGTACGACGCTACAGGGGCAGTCGGTCGAAGGCTTCTTCCGTTCGATCGCACACTTTCCGTCGCTGACAGTCGGCCTCAATTGCGGCGTCGGCCCGAAGCAGATGAGGAACCAGTTAGAAGCGGTCTCCCGGATCGCCGACCGCCCGATTCACTGCTATCCCAATGCCGGGATGCCTGACGGAATGGGAGGCTTCGACAGCAACCCGAATGAAGTGGCCGAAGAGTTAGAGGGCTTCGCCCGCGAAGGCTGGGTCAACCTTGTCGGAGGTTGCTGCGGCACGACTCCCGAATACATCGCGAAAATTGTGGAGAAAGTCGGGCCGGTCGCGCCGCGAACGATTCCCGACCTTGATCGACGGTCGAACTATTCCGGCCTGGAGCAATTGGAGATTGGTGAAGACTCGACCTTTATGATGGTCGGGGAACGGACGAACGTAACCGGCTCGCGGAAGTTTGCTCGCCTGATTAAAGAGGAGAAGTACGACGAGGCTGTCGAGGTCGCCCGCGATCAGGTTGAGGGCGGCGCGAACATGATCGACATCAACATGGACGAGGGCCTCATCGACAGCGAAGCGGCAATGACTCGCTTCTTAAACCTCCTCGCCGGCGAGACCGAAATCTATCGCGTCCCCATTATGATCGATAGTTCCAAGTTCTCGGTCATCGAGGCCGGAATGAAGTGCGTGATGGGGAAGGGCGTCGTTAATTCGATCAGTCTTAAAGAGGGGGAAGAGAATTTTCTCAAACAAGCCCGACTGATTCGTACTTACGGATTCGCAACGGTCGTGATGGCCTTTGATGAACAGGGGCAGGCGGTCGAAGCCGATCACAAAGTCGCGATCTGCAAACGGGCGTACAAACTCCTGACCGAAGAAGTCGGCTTCCCACCCGAAGACATCATTTTCGACCCGAACATCCTCACCGTGGGCACGGGCATGGAGGAACACGCAAACTATGCCGTCGAGTTCTTCGACGCGGTTCGGCGAATTAAAGAAGAATGCCCGGGAGCCAAGACTTCCGGCGGCGTGAGCAACGTATCCTTCAGCTTCCGCGGCAACAACACCGTCCGCGAAGCAATGAATGCGGCGTTCTTGTACCACGCCATTGAGGCCGGCCTCGACATGGGCATCGTCAATGCCGGCCAGCTTGAAGTCTACGACGAAATCGACAAGGAACTGCTGGGTTACATCGAAGACGTCCTTTTGAACCGCCGGCCGGACGCCACCGAACGGCTGATCGAGTTTTCCGAGTCGGTCAAGGAAAAAGCGGCCGGCGGCAACGTGAAGAAAGACGAATGGCGTGAAGGCACCGTCGAAGAACGCCTCCAGCATTCGCTGCTCAAAGGCATCGACAAACACATCGAAGTAGACACCGAAGAGGCTCGGCAGAAATACGGTCGGCCGCTTAATGTCATCCAAGGCCCACTTATGGATGGCATGAACGTCGTGGGCGAACTGTTCGGTGCCGGAAAAATGTTCCTCCCGCAGGTCGTGAAATCGGCCCGCGTGATGAAGAAGTCGGTCGCTTATTTAACCCCATTCATGGAGGCCGAAAAAGAAGGCGGTGAAAGTTCAAGCCGAGGTAAAGTCTTAATTGCCACGGTCCGCGGTGACGTTCATGACATCGGTAAAAATATAGTTTCAGTTGTTCTTAATTGTAACAACTTCGAAGTCATCGACCTCGGCGTCATGGTACCCACCGACACGATCCTTGATACCGCAATAAAAGAGCAGGTTGATATCATCGGGCTCTCGGGGCTCATTACACCTTCCCTCGATGAAATGGTAGCAGTTGCGCGAGAAATGCAGCGACGACACATGAACCTCCCGCTCCTGATCGGCGGCGCCACCACAAGCGCCCGCCACACTGCGGTTAAGATTGCGCCGGTCTACGACCAACCGACCATCCACGTGATCGATGCCTCGCAGAGCGTCCCCGTCGTCGAAAGACTGCTCGATCCCGACACGCGCGAGAAACTCAACGCCGAAAACCTCGACCTACAGGAACGCCACCGCGAAGCCTTTTCCGGACGCCAGCAAAAAAACCTCGTCTCGTACGAACACGCCCTCGACGGCCGTTTTCAAACAAATTGGGATGAAATCGACATCCCCAAACCGGAGTTCCTCGGACTCCGCACGCTCGAAGACCACCCGCTCGAAGACCTCGTCCCCTACGTCGACTGGTCCCCCTTCTTCCAAGCGTGGGAACTGCACGGTAAGTACCCCCGTATCCTCGAAGACGACGTCGTCGGCGAAGAAGCCCGCAAGCTCTTCGCCGATGCCGAAGAGATGATGGCGCGAATTCTGAAAGACAAGCCGCTCACCGCCCACGGCGTCTACGGCTTCTGGCCCGCCAACTCCGACGGCGACGACATCATCGTTTGGAAAGACGAATGCCGCACGACCGAGCAGTGCCGTTTCCCCATGCTCCGTCAGCAGTGGGAACGCCGCGGCCAAAAAGACTTCCGCTCGCTCGCCGATTACGTCGCC contains:
- a CDS encoding DUF4058 family protein, with the protein product MPSPFPGMDPYLQSPRLWPGCHNRLADEISSLLNKLLPEGYYADIEMREEIDIVGDIGPKHFVADVSIQREKTLVDSAVATVPRAETSACVELVLETEPVRYANVMIKEADQHAVITSIEILSPANKRPGQDRQAFVTKRDELLAAGVSILEIDLLRNGQRTWDQPVFQQAIENLEPRPQYMVTVSRSWDRGQRSKLAFYPVTLQQTLPVLAVPLRQSDPDVALDLQYCFREAYDSGPYRRGAVDYTKPPEPSLPEPLSDWARRRIEQWRDASS
- the metH gene encoding methionine synthase — its product is MSVRAEHNTSDVLKNLLDDRILFMDGAMGSMIHVYGPTEEDYRGERFKSHSIDLKNASDVLNFTQPRMIEEIHAKYFEAGSDIVETNTFNGNVLTMEEYGLGDLTYEVNQVAVKLAKGVADHFTKKNPDKPRFVAGSIGPTKIMLSMSQDANDPGHRSHTYEQMVDSYYEQVRGLVDAGADLLLPETSFDTLNMKACLFAIRKYFDESGREIPVMVSGTVFDTGTTLQGQSVEGFFRSIAHFPSLTVGLNCGVGPKQMRNQLEAVSRIADRPIHCYPNAGMPDGMGGFDSNPNEVAEELEGFAREGWVNLVGGCCGTTPEYIAKIVEKVGPVAPRTIPDLDRRSNYSGLEQLEIGEDSTFMMVGERTNVTGSRKFARLIKEEKYDEAVEVARDQVEGGANMIDINMDEGLIDSEAAMTRFLNLLAGETEIYRVPIMIDSSKFSVIEAGMKCVMGKGVVNSISLKEGEENFLKQARLIRTYGFATVVMAFDEQGQAVEADHKVAICKRAYKLLTEEVGFPPEDIIFDPNILTVGTGMEEHANYAVEFFDAVRRIKEECPGAKTSGGVSNVSFSFRGNNTVREAMNAAFLYHAIEAGLDMGIVNAGQLEVYDEIDKELLGYIEDVLLNRRPDATERLIEFSESVKEKAAGGNVKKDEWREGTVEERLQHSLLKGIDKHIEVDTEEARQKYGRPLNVIQGPLMDGMNVVGELFGAGKMFLPQVVKSARVMKKSVAYLTPFMEAEKEGGESSSRGKVLIATVRGDVHDIGKNIVSVVLNCNNFEVIDLGVMVPTDTILDTAIKEQVDIIGLSGLITPSLDEMVAVAREMQRRHMNLPLLIGGATTSARHTAVKIAPVYDQPTIHVIDASQSVPVVERLLDPDTREKLNAENLDLQERHREAFSGRQQKNLVSYEHALDGRFQTNWDEIDIPKPEFLGLRTLEDHPLEDLVPYVDWSPFFQAWELHGKYPRILEDDVVGEEARKLFADAEEMMARILKDKPLTAHGVYGFWPANSDGDDIIVWKDECRTTEQCRFPMLRQQWERRGQKDFRSLADYVAPLDSGQPDYIGAFAVTTGHGCDELAKKFEAEHDDYSSIMAKALADRCAEAFAERLHKIARDAWGFGKEEQLNNDQLISEKYRGIRPAFGYPACPDHLPKGTLWELLRPEEHCGMTLTESFAMYPAASVSGLYFGHPKARYFSVDRVTKDQVESYAARCGQSVKYMEKWLAPNLGYEPGQTPAPTEPTPA